A genomic segment from Spongiibacter sp. IMCC21906 encodes:
- a CDS encoding thiolase family protein, with translation MANTYSEKQCVISGVGQSEIGRRLPRNGLQLTVDAVKQALDDAGLSRSDIDGVSSWPGQMQHAAPGFSPVSITDLREAMDLKLSWYNAGIESTQMSAIINACMAVASGQARHVICFRTMTEASAMAKGTRSSVQGTGSQRISGPFQWQLPFGAFSASSWVAMVASRYMHEFGATRDQLGQIAVNARSNAVLNERAVYRDPLSMDDYLASRMISDPLCLFDCDVPIDGSTVIIISHKDCVPDLKSTPVHIEAVAGPLYGRDSWDQQDDLTRFGAEDAGKMLWSRTDFSPKDVDLAELYDGFSFLTLLWLEGLGFCGRGEAAAFVEGGKRIARDGELPLATHGGQLSAGRTHGLGYFHEAVKQLRGEAGNHQLSGERKLAVVSNGGGNLAGAALLRRD, from the coding sequence ATGGCAAATACCTATTCCGAAAAGCAGTGTGTGATCTCTGGTGTGGGCCAGTCAGAAATTGGGCGCCGGCTGCCTCGCAATGGCTTGCAGCTCACGGTCGATGCGGTGAAGCAAGCTCTTGATGATGCGGGTTTATCCCGTAGTGATATTGACGGGGTATCCAGCTGGCCGGGGCAAATGCAACACGCGGCGCCGGGTTTCTCGCCAGTCTCAATCACCGATTTACGCGAGGCCATGGACCTCAAGCTCAGCTGGTATAACGCGGGTATTGAGTCGACCCAAATGTCAGCCATTATTAATGCGTGTATGGCAGTGGCTAGCGGTCAGGCGCGACATGTTATTTGCTTTCGTACCATGACCGAGGCCAGCGCCATGGCTAAGGGGACGCGCTCCAGTGTGCAGGGCACTGGCAGCCAGCGCATCAGTGGACCGTTTCAGTGGCAGCTGCCCTTTGGCGCCTTTTCGGCCAGTAGCTGGGTGGCGATGGTGGCGTCTCGTTATATGCATGAATTTGGCGCAACGCGGGACCAGCTTGGCCAGATTGCGGTAAATGCGCGTAGCAATGCGGTTCTGAACGAGCGCGCGGTCTACCGCGATCCGCTGAGTATGGATGACTATCTGGCATCGCGGATGATTTCAGATCCGCTGTGTTTATTTGATTGCGATGTGCCAATTGATGGCTCTACTGTAATTATTATTTCCCATAAAGATTGCGTGCCCGATTTAAAATCTACGCCTGTTCATATTGAAGCTGTTGCGGGTCCTCTTTATGGTCGCGACAGTTGGGATCAGCAAGATGATCTCACCCGTTTTGGTGCAGAAGATGCGGGTAAAATGCTGTGGTCTCGCACCGACTTTAGTCCTAAAGATGTCGACCTGGCGGAGCTTTACGATGGCTTTAGCTTTTTAACCCTGCTGTGGCTTGAGGGCCTGGGTTTTTGCGGCCGGGGCGAAGCGGCGGCTTTTGTTGAGGGCGGCAAACGAATTGCTCGGGATGGCGAGTTGCCTCTGGCTACCCACGGCGGCCAGCTGTCAGCGGGGCGGACCCACGGTTTAGGATATTTTCACGAGGCGGTAAAACAACTGCGGGGCGAAGCGGGCAATCATCAGTTGAGTGGCGAGAGGAAGTTGGCGGTCGTGAGTAATGGGGGCGGCAATCTTGCCGGTGCAGCATTATTGCGCCGTGACTAA
- a CDS encoding glycerol-3-phosphate 1-O-acyltransferase codes for MHSADSSQSSAPGQRRIFLAQTRGRTERKIIEAWLQKKTSQQADANIEVLYIDYPKLDASRTTWQLRQRLAKGDNPALCPLRVAWLPKARNGKHQVYLRDLVSTGDPRAPHPYAKYLIARYQPERVHVLEGEPATISELREIWEQQRASNAEDEFAHFVVRRATLALERAASQLLGPQYKMPKLVREEIRASSRFQTGLQQLAQQKKLPIAQAEALADKALKELASGFTPLGLDVNLTMGRILYRRGYVEQLDIDPQQIETVRAAVNGKPAIILPSHRSNMDVGVMSVALHEAGLPRTSTLGGINMSFWPMGYIMRRSGVIFIRRDIRSDPVYRWVLKEYLGYMVEKRFSLQWYIEGTRSRTGKSLPPKLGLLKYVVDAYRDGRCEDIALIPASTTYDQLNEVKGYAGEAMGVAKKKEDLKWMINYFKSAHGRFGRIYVRFGQPLSLSSYLGSPEHASQLSDSEYHLALQKLAFEISWRINQATPITAISLITMTALSAFRQALSFEQLKMALREFVLYTKRNEAPMTASAQRLLYDEGIQEELDALISQGLIHAETDGPEAVYTINHDAHVAASYYRNWIIHHFLDSAIAELALTAAANNNGDNSLTVFWQTALQLRDLLKFDFFFLEKNQFRKTLNEHLLKVDPDWEQAVEDGPETTHELLAAMQPITADSVLRCFLESYWVVAVCLELRADKNTVGDANFFQFCAGTARQYLLQKRIIHSEAASLHLFKTGLQIAENRGVIDDNASYQPRLGHEYIEELEALLQLSDQRFNSARRNFNQRFFNRVKNHD; via the coding sequence ATGCATTCGGCAGACTCCAGCCAGTCAAGCGCCCCCGGCCAACGCCGAATATTCCTGGCACAAACCCGTGGGCGAACAGAACGGAAGATTATCGAAGCATGGCTGCAAAAAAAGACGAGCCAGCAAGCCGATGCCAACATAGAAGTGCTCTATATCGACTATCCCAAACTGGACGCTAGCCGCACCACATGGCAACTGCGTCAACGTTTGGCAAAAGGCGACAACCCTGCACTGTGCCCACTACGGGTGGCATGGCTCCCCAAAGCACGCAATGGCAAGCACCAGGTCTACCTGCGCGACCTTGTCTCCACTGGTGACCCTCGTGCCCCCCACCCCTATGCTAAATATCTCATCGCCCGATATCAGCCCGAACGGGTTCACGTTCTTGAAGGCGAGCCCGCTACCATTTCAGAATTACGGGAGATATGGGAGCAGCAACGCGCCAGCAATGCTGAAGATGAATTTGCCCATTTTGTTGTTCGCCGGGCCACCCTCGCCCTTGAACGAGCGGCATCACAACTCCTTGGCCCCCAGTACAAAATGCCCAAATTGGTTCGCGAGGAAATACGCGCGTCCAGCCGTTTTCAAACCGGCCTTCAGCAATTAGCCCAACAGAAAAAACTGCCCATCGCCCAGGCCGAAGCCCTGGCCGACAAAGCCTTAAAAGAATTGGCATCGGGTTTTACGCCACTGGGGCTGGATGTAAATTTAACAATGGGGCGAATTCTTTATCGCCGCGGTTATGTTGAGCAATTGGATATTGATCCACAGCAGATCGAAACCGTACGCGCTGCGGTAAATGGTAAACCCGCTATTATTCTGCCGTCACATCGCTCCAATATGGATGTTGGCGTCATGTCAGTCGCACTGCACGAAGCCGGCCTCCCCCGCACCAGCACCCTTGGCGGCATTAATATGAGCTTCTGGCCGATGGGTTATATTATGCGCCGCTCCGGAGTGATCTTTATTCGCCGGGATATTCGCAGCGACCCGGTATACCGCTGGGTGTTAAAAGAATATCTGGGCTATATGGTCGAAAAACGTTTTAGCCTGCAATGGTATATAGAGGGCACCCGCTCCCGCACCGGCAAATCTCTGCCGCCCAAACTCGGTTTATTAAAATATGTGGTAGACGCCTACCGCGACGGCCGCTGCGAGGATATTGCGCTGATTCCCGCTTCCACCACCTATGACCAACTTAACGAGGTGAAAGGTTATGCCGGTGAGGCCATGGGCGTAGCGAAGAAAAAAGAAGATCTGAAATGGATGATCAATTACTTTAAATCAGCCCACGGTCGCTTTGGTCGCATCTACGTTCGATTTGGCCAACCCTTGTCATTGAGCAGTTATTTAGGCAGCCCAGAACACGCCAGTCAACTTAGCGACAGCGAATATCATTTAGCATTGCAAAAACTGGCCTTTGAAATTTCCTGGCGCATTAATCAGGCCACTCCTATCACCGCTATTTCTCTGATTACCATGACCGCCCTCAGCGCCTTTCGCCAAGCACTGAGTTTTGAACAACTTAAAATGGCACTGCGGGAATTTGTTCTTTATACAAAACGCAATGAGGCGCCAATGACGGCCAGCGCCCAACGACTACTCTATGATGAGGGTATCCAGGAAGAACTCGACGCCCTGATCAGCCAAGGGCTGATTCATGCCGAAACCGACGGCCCAGAAGCGGTTTACACCATTAACCACGATGCCCACGTTGCCGCGTCTTACTATCGCAACTGGATCATTCATCACTTCCTCGACAGCGCCATTGCCGAGCTGGCTTTAACCGCTGCCGCCAATAACAACGGCGACAATTCATTGACGGTTTTTTGGCAAACGGCACTTCAACTTAGAGATCTGCTTAAGTTCGACTTCTTTTTTCTGGAAAAAAATCAATTTCGCAAAACCCTTAACGAGCACTTATTAAAAGTCGACCCAGACTGGGAGCAAGCGGTTGAAGACGGGCCAGAGACTACTCACGAGCTGCTAGCGGCCATGCAACCCATCACCGCCGACAGCGTATTGCGTTGTTTTTTAGAGAGTTACTGGGTGGTCGCGGTCTGCCTTGAATTACGTGCCGACAAAAACACCGTCGGCGACGCCAACTTCTTTCAGTTTTGTGCTGGCACAGCCCGCCAATACCTACTGCAAAAGCGCATTATTCATTCCGAAGCAGCATCACTACATCTGTTTAAAACCGGATTACAGATTGCCGAAAATCGTGGAGTGATTGACGACAACGCTAGCTACCAACCCCGATTAGGGCATGAGTATATCGAAGAATTGGAGGCGCTTTTACAGCTCAGCGACCAACGCTTCAACTCTGCGCGACGCAACTTTAACCAACGCTTTTTTAATCGAGTTAAAAATCATGACTGA
- a CDS encoding Zn-ribbon domain-containing OB-fold protein, with protein sequence MTDTHSSETNAPEKTMGPVPELDELNSFFWTSGADGQLRMQYCEDCQYWQHPPSVCCRKCLNEDIAPKPMSGTGTVAALTVNRMPWIPGLKIPYLLVIVELDEQQGLRLTSAMPAAEPGSVSIGDKVKVSFEQREDVWMPFFALQ encoded by the coding sequence ATGACTGACACACATTCTTCAGAAACAAATGCTCCAGAAAAAACAATGGGCCCCGTACCCGAGCTGGATGAACTGAATAGTTTTTTTTGGACTTCTGGCGCCGACGGTCAACTACGGATGCAGTATTGCGAAGATTGTCAGTATTGGCAGCATCCCCCTAGCGTTTGTTGTCGAAAATGCTTAAATGAAGATATCGCTCCCAAACCGATGTCTGGCACCGGTACAGTGGCAGCGCTTACGGTTAACCGCATGCCGTGGATCCCGGGCTTAAAAATTCCTTATCTTCTAGTGATTGTCGAATTGGACGAACAGCAGGGATTGCGTTTAACTTCGGCCATGCCAGCCGCCGAGCCTGGCAGTGTCAGTATTGGCGATAAGGTGAAGGTGTCTTTTGAACAGCGCGAAGATGTCTGGATGCCGTTTTTTGCGTTGCAATAA
- a CDS encoding HAD-IB family hydrolase, with amino-acid sequence MIQTEQALASTLRTIHTSQTGPSVCAFFDLDGTIIAGFSAAHLSKQRLKNKEISLQEFLRTINTAINTAVGKADFEDLLQIGADAWKGRCHLDLMTMGELLFNKKIINLIYPEMRKIIKAHQQQGHTVILSSSATCYQADPIARFLGIEHVLCNRFILDDDLLTGELAKPLIWGKGKAQAAQRFAEQHQSQLRDCFFYADGDEDEALMHLVGHPRPTNPGKQLSRIAKSRGWPIQRFVSRKNNGALRSTAGVMSILPFAAIGVGLGLLKRDKRAILNYASPRWIDRMFKINGVKLNVVGHKHLWAQRPAVFIFNHRNNYDAFMAAKLIEKDFTGVGKKELEDHWLTGTIGKLADVAFIDRADSKASVEALKPIEELARKGISICLAPEGNRVDTELVGDFKKGGFRMAMAAGIPVVPIVFRNAEMIAARDAAVMSPGTVDVAVLPPISVEDWTLDTLEQKINEVRQQYIDTLTNWPTD; translated from the coding sequence ATGATACAGACAGAACAGGCATTGGCGTCCACCTTGCGTACTATTCACACGTCCCAAACGGGTCCATCGGTATGTGCGTTTTTTGATTTGGACGGCACTATTATTGCCGGTTTCTCTGCCGCCCATCTCAGTAAACAACGTTTAAAAAATAAAGAAATTAGCTTGCAAGAATTTTTGCGCACCATAAACACCGCTATTAATACCGCTGTTGGCAAAGCCGATTTTGAAGACCTTTTGCAAATTGGCGCCGATGCCTGGAAAGGGCGATGCCACCTTGACCTTATGACTATGGGTGAGCTGCTGTTCAATAAAAAGATCATTAACCTGATCTACCCGGAAATGCGCAAAATCATCAAAGCGCATCAGCAGCAGGGGCACACCGTTATATTGTCTTCCTCTGCCACCTGCTATCAGGCAGATCCCATCGCCCGCTTTTTAGGCATTGAACATGTGCTTTGTAATCGCTTTATCCTCGACGATGACCTGCTCACAGGCGAGCTCGCAAAACCACTCATTTGGGGGAAAGGTAAAGCCCAGGCCGCACAGCGCTTTGCGGAGCAGCATCAGAGCCAATTACGCGACTGTTTTTTTTACGCCGATGGCGACGAAGATGAAGCGCTTATGCATCTGGTTGGCCATCCCCGGCCAACCAACCCCGGCAAACAGTTAAGCCGAATAGCCAAATCCCGAGGTTGGCCCATCCAACGTTTTGTCAGTCGTAAAAACAATGGTGCATTACGATCAACCGCCGGAGTCATGAGTATATTGCCATTTGCCGCTATTGGCGTCGGCCTGGGGTTACTCAAGCGAGATAAGCGGGCAATTTTAAATTACGCTTCACCCCGCTGGATTGACCGCATGTTTAAAATCAACGGGGTTAAGCTCAATGTGGTAGGCCACAAACACCTCTGGGCGCAGCGGCCAGCTGTTTTTATTTTTAACCATCGCAACAACTACGACGCTTTTATGGCCGCCAAGCTTATTGAGAAAGACTTTACCGGCGTGGGCAAAAAAGAACTGGAAGATCACTGGCTCACCGGCACCATCGGTAAATTGGCCGATGTCGCCTTTATCGACCGGGCTGACTCCAAAGCCTCAGTAGAGGCACTAAAACCCATTGAAGAACTGGCCCGCAAAGGCATTTCGATCTGCCTTGCCCCTGAGGGTAACCGAGTCGATACCGAACTGGTTGGCGACTTTAAAAAAGGAGGATTTCGTATGGCAATGGCAGCGGGCATTCCTGTGGTGCCCATTGTATTTCGCAATGCCGAGATGATTGCCGCCCGAGATGCCGCAGTTATGAGCCCCGGCACCGTTGATGTTGCGGTGTTGCCACCCATATCGGTAGAAGACTGGACACTGGATACGCTAGAACAAAAGATAAATGAGGTGCGCCAGCAATATATTGATACTCTCACCAACTGGCCAACAGACTAA
- a CDS encoding wax ester/triacylglycerol synthase domain-containing protein, with protein MTDKQHYFKDEVDALELLMLRGEASVKTRSAMLSIAMLDDVPDFDQLRDSFDYASRQFIRLRQHIVTPAIATTSPRWVVDPDFNLDYHLRRYSVASPGKMRNVLDTAKQFLSAPMDTQRPLWEVVLLEGLTEQTAKAALLIKMHHAVSDGMGGLMLLKLLFNTSREAPLRSPIPEPIPEDLNAITLSRRGLNRALTSALPGLKNTFYKGLSGSKNLLQHPGKRIEEIKQQWQSAKRILSSDTSPASPLLMRRSLSRRLDVLEYPLAELKDCAKAFNASVNDIYIAAIAGGLHRYHSALDCEIENLPLAMPVNLRTANDSDGGNHFAAARITLPLNHADPKNRINNIQTQVQQAIAEPAINILNRIAPLLVHLPATALQELGELASQVDVQASNVPGLKEPSYIAGSKIIKMYPFGPLPGIPLMLVMMSHNGVCYIGSHCDTAAISQPDLLMQCLHEEFTALLKPASKPAVQSANKKTPPRRKPAAKKAITTKAATAKGRKS; from the coding sequence ATGACTGATAAGCAACATTATTTTAAAGACGAGGTCGACGCCCTTGAACTATTAATGCTGCGAGGTGAAGCCTCGGTAAAAACCCGCAGCGCCATGCTATCTATTGCCATGCTCGATGACGTGCCCGACTTTGATCAGTTGCGAGACAGCTTTGACTACGCCAGCCGCCAGTTTATTCGTCTTCGTCAACATATTGTCACCCCCGCCATTGCCACCACATCACCTCGCTGGGTTGTCGATCCCGACTTCAATCTGGACTACCACCTGCGCCGCTATAGTGTCGCCAGCCCCGGTAAAATGCGCAATGTACTCGATACAGCTAAGCAGTTTCTCTCTGCACCAATGGACACCCAGCGACCATTGTGGGAGGTGGTTCTGCTGGAAGGCCTGACTGAGCAAACTGCCAAAGCAGCGTTGCTGATTAAAATGCACCATGCCGTGTCCGACGGCATGGGTGGGCTTATGTTGCTAAAGTTACTGTTTAATACGAGCAGAGAAGCCCCTCTCAGATCCCCTATTCCTGAACCAATACCGGAAGATCTTAATGCAATAACCTTGAGCCGACGCGGACTAAACCGCGCTTTAACCTCGGCACTACCTGGCCTCAAAAACACCTTTTACAAAGGCCTCAGCGGCAGCAAAAACCTCCTGCAACACCCAGGCAAACGCATTGAAGAAATTAAACAGCAATGGCAGTCGGCCAAACGCATTCTCAGCAGCGACACTAGCCCTGCCTCACCACTGCTAATGCGCCGCAGCCTAAGTCGTCGTCTGGATGTACTCGAATATCCCCTCGCTGAGCTTAAAGATTGCGCCAAGGCATTCAATGCCAGCGTCAATGATATTTATATTGCCGCGATTGCTGGCGGTCTTCATCGCTATCACTCTGCACTCGATTGCGAGATCGAAAACCTGCCACTGGCCATGCCGGTTAATTTACGTACCGCGAATGACAGCGATGGCGGCAATCATTTTGCAGCGGCCCGAATTACCCTGCCACTCAACCATGCCGATCCTAAAAACCGTATAAACAATATTCAAACCCAGGTTCAACAAGCCATAGCCGAGCCGGCCATTAATATTCTCAACCGCATCGCCCCGCTGTTGGTTCATTTACCCGCTACCGCACTTCAGGAATTAGGCGAGCTTGCCAGCCAGGTAGATGTGCAGGCATCAAATGTTCCCGGTCTGAAAGAACCATCTTATATTGCCGGAAGCAAAATTATTAAAATGTACCCCTTTGGCCCGCTGCCCGGCATTCCTCTGATGCTTGTCATGATGTCCCACAACGGGGTGTGTTATATCGGCAGCCACTGCGATACCGCAGCTATCAGCCAACCTGATTTATTGATGCAATGCCTTCATGAAGAGTTTACGGCCTTGCTTAAGCCAGCATCCAAACCAGCGGTTCAGTCTGCAAATAAAAAAACTCCCCCTCGCCGAAAACCGGCAGCTAAAAAAGCCATTACCACCAAAGCAGCCACCGCCAAAGGAAGGAAATCATGA
- a CDS encoding FAD-dependent oxidoreductase — translation MNYPLLFKPLRIRKLDIPNRTVMPPMSTQLGTPEGLVSDAQIAFYKARADGGTGMIIVEFCSVELASGQSEPNQLTLESSLHLPGHKTLVNAIKTAGSVACLQLQHGGAAAKRNLLSTGTAIGPCDIRSRKDPNKLVCKGMSHAEIEAMIDNFGRSAELGIKAGYQAVELHGAHGYLLTQFMSPRSNKREDVWGGNEAGRLEFPRRVIHRVRQAIGNRPLIYRLSADEFCDGGLSIKDMERICPMLVDAGIDALHVSTGVGPESFDKVLDPMSAPDGWRLPYSRRIREVCHVPIITVGQIRHPDTAEQALRDGDADLIALGRTLLADPEWSNKAKAGNADAIIPCTSCNYCVANGFAENSIRCANNPVTGRELASNIPQLLAPCRAMVVGSGPAGINAALSLSAAGADTSLLEAQDKLGGGLIVSAAPPFKDKLERYRQYLIRQLQASKVNIELQAQINEQEIVARKPDIVVFATGSRSRPQTFAGLNARNSCDAFDLLNSLASHSLPKPETGPILVLGGGETGCETCEALIERGYKVILSSRSPARQLARSAEMIYRGDLLKRLLSNPELELICNSELSRVNEGIAYLQMDKELITRPIAYCILAQGRDREHQLYDALSSSAFNNNIECALIGDARQMGRIGDAVAEAHQLVRQFVNHRNNNIVSPVIPA, via the coding sequence TTGAATTACCCTCTACTCTTTAAGCCCCTTCGCATTCGCAAACTGGATATCCCCAACAGAACAGTTATGCCGCCCATGTCCACCCAGCTAGGCACCCCGGAGGGCTTGGTTAGTGACGCGCAAATTGCATTTTATAAGGCCCGTGCTGATGGCGGCACCGGTATGATTATTGTTGAATTTTGCAGTGTTGAACTCGCCTCCGGCCAGTCTGAACCCAACCAGTTAACATTGGAAAGCTCCCTGCACCTGCCCGGCCACAAAACACTGGTAAATGCTATAAAAACAGCTGGTAGCGTCGCCTGTCTACAATTACAGCACGGCGGCGCTGCCGCCAAGCGAAATTTATTATCAACCGGCACAGCAATCGGCCCCTGCGACATAAGGTCTCGCAAAGACCCTAACAAGTTAGTCTGCAAAGGCATGAGCCACGCTGAGATCGAGGCAATGATCGACAATTTTGGCCGCAGCGCCGAACTGGGTATTAAAGCAGGCTATCAAGCTGTTGAACTTCACGGTGCCCACGGCTATTTGCTGACACAATTTATGTCTCCACGCAGTAACAAACGGGAAGACGTATGGGGCGGTAACGAAGCCGGTCGACTGGAATTCCCCCGCCGCGTCATTCACCGGGTAAGACAAGCAATCGGTAATCGACCATTAATCTACCGCCTGTCAGCCGATGAATTTTGCGACGGCGGGCTGAGCATTAAAGATATGGAGCGAATTTGCCCTATGCTGGTGGATGCTGGCATTGACGCCCTCCATGTATCCACCGGAGTCGGCCCAGAGAGCTTTGATAAAGTATTGGATCCGATGTCTGCCCCCGATGGTTGGCGACTGCCCTATTCCCGCCGTATTCGCGAGGTATGTCATGTTCCCATCATTACCGTTGGCCAGATCCGCCACCCAGATACCGCCGAACAAGCGTTGCGTGATGGCGATGCCGACCTGATAGCCTTGGGGCGAACCTTGTTGGCAGACCCTGAATGGAGTAACAAGGCGAAAGCCGGAAATGCAGATGCCATTATTCCCTGCACCTCCTGCAATTACTGCGTTGCCAACGGCTTTGCTGAAAACAGTATTCGCTGCGCCAACAACCCCGTTACCGGCCGTGAACTCGCCAGCAACATTCCTCAATTATTGGCACCCTGCCGGGCAATGGTAGTAGGCAGCGGTCCCGCAGGCATTAACGCCGCCCTAAGCCTGTCAGCGGCAGGTGCGGACACCAGCTTACTGGAAGCACAGGATAAACTCGGTGGCGGATTAATTGTTTCTGCCGCGCCCCCTTTTAAAGACAAGCTGGAACGCTACCGTCAGTATTTAATTCGCCAACTACAAGCGAGCAAAGTAAATATCGAGCTACAGGCCCAAATCAATGAGCAAGAGATAGTGGCTCGCAAACCCGATATTGTTGTTTTTGCCACAGGCAGTCGCTCGCGCCCCCAGACTTTTGCCGGTTTGAATGCACGCAATAGCTGTGACGCGTTCGACTTGCTAAATTCTCTGGCCAGCCACTCACTTCCCAAACCGGAAACAGGGCCCATCCTGGTCTTGGGCGGTGGCGAAACCGGCTGCGAAACCTGCGAAGCCCTTATCGAACGAGGCTATAAAGTCATTCTTTCCAGTCGCTCCCCTGCTCGCCAGCTCGCCCGCTCTGCAGAAATGATCTATCGTGGCGATCTGCTCAAACGTTTATTGAGCAATCCAGAATTAGAGCTAATCTGTAACAGCGAACTCTCCAGGGTCAACGAAGGTATTGCTTACTTACAAATGGATAAGGAGCTGATCACCCGACCTATCGCTTACTGCATTTTGGCTCAAGGCCGAGACCGTGAGCATCAGCTTTACGATGCTCTTAGCAGCTCAGCGTTTAACAACAATATCGAATGCGCTCTTATTGGCGATGCAAGGCAAATGGGCCGCATCGGCGATGCCGTGGCCGAGGCACACCAGTTAGTGCGCCAATTTGTTAACCACCGAAACAACAATATTGTCTCACCGGTGATACCAGCATGA